One window of uncultured Methanoregula sp. genomic DNA carries:
- a CDS encoding S-layer protein, producing the protein MTPARVSGYRRIAIVLIALIIGSAVVAPVFAATKYTGGSPVFSASIDGVNEFTPGQNATIRILVKNTGLNGLKQLDHGTIEPEDLPTTAKQVTVGLASAPDNIIIKTDPQMLGDIRGNGNPITVNFAAKITDNATAGEYQVPVTVRYQYLRPIEQETGDVFQFTYNTAEDTFPLTVHIKPQVKIEVLEVKPEPMTAGSEGYISLKVQNAGPENGSMAAVKIIRNGNSPVIPTDGTIFIGDFPSGGVAECRYKVSIAKDAMNKTYPIDIAVTYTNREGTVVTSRSTTVGIPVLGKTPFVVVSPEPKLAPGSGSTIDVRYRNDGVVTAYNAQARLTAHYPASSVSNTAFLGDLKPGESATARYDIQIDSAAEAKEYVFDSEIRYRDALGNSQESDTIMVPLQVTLAGPGNAGGSSTNLILFIGIIAIVGAGVVLWRYHHSRKMR; encoded by the coding sequence ATGACACCAGCCAGAGTTTCCGGGTATCGCCGGATTGCAATCGTACTTATTGCCCTCATCATAGGCAGTGCGGTTGTTGCGCCGGTCTTTGCGGCAACGAAATACACGGGAGGAAGTCCCGTGTTCTCCGCTTCCATTGACGGTGTCAATGAATTTACACCGGGACAGAACGCAACGATCCGCATCCTTGTTAAAAATACCGGCCTGAACGGCCTGAAACAGCTTGATCACGGCACCATCGAACCTGAAGACCTGCCCACAACGGCAAAACAGGTGACCGTCGGGCTGGCATCAGCACCTGACAATATTATCATCAAGACCGATCCCCAGATGTTAGGTGACATCAGGGGGAACGGAAATCCGATCACCGTGAATTTCGCAGCCAAAATCACGGATAATGCAACTGCCGGGGAATACCAGGTACCGGTCACTGTCAGATACCAGTACCTCCGGCCTATCGAGCAGGAGACCGGGGATGTATTCCAGTTCACGTATAACACCGCTGAAGATACGTTTCCCCTCACCGTCCACATCAAACCCCAGGTGAAGATCGAAGTCCTTGAGGTAAAACCGGAACCGATGACTGCGGGATCCGAGGGATACATTTCCTTAAAAGTACAGAATGCCGGCCCGGAAAATGGCAGCATGGCTGCAGTAAAAATTATCCGGAACGGGAACAGTCCCGTAATACCAACTGACGGTACCATCTTCATCGGTGATTTCCCCAGCGGGGGCGTGGCGGAATGCAGGTACAAGGTATCCATTGCAAAAGATGCCATGAACAAGACGTACCCGATCGATATCGCAGTCACGTATACGAACCGGGAGGGAACGGTTGTCACGTCCCGGTCAACTACGGTGGGCATCCCGGTATTGGGTAAGACGCCATTTGTCGTGGTATCACCAGAGCCAAAACTCGCTCCGGGTTCCGGAAGTACCATCGATGTCCGGTACCGGAACGATGGCGTGGTCACGGCATACAATGCACAGGCACGGCTCACCGCACACTACCCGGCAAGTTCCGTCAGCAATACGGCATTTCTCGGGGATCTGAAGCCCGGCGAATCTGCCACAGCCCGGTACGATATCCAGATTGACAGTGCAGCGGAAGCAAAGGAGTATGTGTTCGACAGCGAGATCCGGTATCGCGACGCCCTCGGCAACAGCCAGGAGTCCGATACTATCATGGTACCGCTCCAGGTTACCCTGGCAGGGCCGGGGAATGCCGGGGGGTCGTCAACCAACCTGATCTTATTTATCGGTATCATTGCAATAGTTGGGGCAGGAGTTGTTCTGTGGAGATATCATCATTCAAGAAAGATGAGGTGA